In the Pseudoalteromonas undina genome, one interval contains:
- the yidD gene encoding membrane protein insertion efficiency factor YidD, which yields MRLLKPLAALPTRCLVLFIRGYQKWISPLLGPHCRFNPTCSSYAIQAINLHGSVKGCWLAVKRILKCHPLHSGGDDPVPEKLTRINHQHEK from the coding sequence ATGAGGTTACTTAAACCACTTGCTGCTTTACCAACACGTTGTTTAGTTTTATTTATCCGCGGTTATCAAAAGTGGATTAGCCCGCTATTAGGTCCGCATTGTCGTTTTAATCCAACGTGCTCTAGTTACGCTATTCAAGCAATTAATTTGCATGGATCGGTAAAAGGGTGTTGGTTAGCTGTTAAACGCATATTAAAATGCCATCCTTTACATTCAGGCGGAGACGACCCCGTTCCTGAAAAATTAACCCGTATTAACCACCAACACGAGAAATAA
- the rnpA gene encoding ribonuclease P protein component, with protein sequence MEDFSFGRELRLLTPSHYSRIFNEPARAATPFFTLLAKPSDQSKPRLGLTVAKKRVKKACQRNRIKRLARESFRLNQHTLDNIDIVLMVKSGIDEQSNEELTKQLTKLWRKINERCKPGAPKPPPFKKRPNKSAKSTKQTQ encoded by the coding sequence GTGGAAGACTTTAGCTTTGGCAGGGAGTTACGTCTGTTAACTCCCTCGCATTACTCTCGCATATTTAACGAACCCGCTCGGGCTGCAACTCCTTTCTTTACCTTATTAGCAAAACCAAGTGACCAGTCTAAACCTAGGTTAGGCCTTACTGTTGCTAAAAAACGTGTAAAAAAGGCATGTCAACGAAACCGTATTAAACGTCTTGCTCGCGAAAGTTTTCGTTTAAACCAACACACGCTCGATAATATTGATATTGTGTTGATGGTTAAAAGTGGCATTGATGAACAGTCTAATGAAGAATTAACCAAACAACTTACAAAGCTGTGGCGTAAGATTAATGAACGCTGCAAACCTGGTGCCCCTAAACCGCCACCATTTAAAAAACGCCCAAACAAATCAGCTAAATCGACTAAACAAACCCAATAG